One genomic window of Sphingobacterium oryzagri includes the following:
- a CDS encoding DUF4342 domain-containing protein, translated as MSIKETFFVNGENLLKKIKEIIAEGNVTKISISDKSGKEIMSFPVTLGVVGVVFAPIFAAVGALAALLTECKITVEKRKDDTPPPSDTAKEEGTVIEVK; from the coding sequence ATGTCAATCAAAGAAACATTTTTCGTCAACGGCGAAAACCTCCTAAAAAAAATCAAAGAAATCATTGCAGAAGGCAATGTAACCAAAATCAGTATCTCCGATAAATCTGGCAAAGAGATTATGAGCTTTCCGGTAACGCTGGGCGTCGTCGGCGTCGTCTTTGCCCCTATTTTTGCGGCAGTAGGCGCATTAGCAGCGCTGCTTACCGAGTGTAAGATTACGGTAGAAAAAAGAAAAGATGACACGCCGCCACCAAGCGATACCGCAAAAGAAGAAGGAACCGTGATCGAAGTAAAATAA
- a CDS encoding TonB-dependent receptor plug domain-containing protein: MLKHTIGLLALAPLLALGQDTTNISEVIINQNRLQIPFHKDNRNIEILTAEQIKQLPARNLNEVLGLLNGVDLRQRGPFGTQADISIDGGSFDQTLVLLNGAKVSDPQTGHHSLNLPIPLDAIERIEVLRGAAARIYGANALTGALNIVTKTVEKTSIQANVYTGSSFKNRDEEQKDGIYYMAGTQLGASWYKEKHQHQLFYNLDKSNGQRYNTASENQKVFYQGNVDLDEKNQVEWLGSYIYNSFGANGFYAAPGDRDSKEVVETVFASVSSKHQLSERFYLSPRINNRYNEDVYEYNPNAISRHFNNTFSAELNSRYSTRFGDFGFGLESRLERINSNNMGNRERNNHGAYTEFRTERLENIILTVGAYLNYNTQYGWQLYPGFDFGYKLTPQLTIVANAGSSQRIPTFTDLYINQATSIGNSSLLPEDAWQAEGALKFNDENIIAHAGFFYRKINNFVDWVRYAATGPFRAENLGENEMRGVNTNFVYSIPSDNLLKFKLNIGYNYLNPSFKSAENAISRYRIESLKHQAKLILMANRSDWSASVANRFNQRVSNTSYMLTDLRIAYNLANVSIYADAQNIFDVTYIESGAIPMPGRWYTLGLRFQASR; the protein is encoded by the coding sequence ATGCTAAAACATACGATAGGCTTACTTGCATTGGCACCGCTTCTGGCCCTGGGGCAAGACACGACCAATATTAGCGAAGTTATCATCAATCAAAACCGATTACAGATACCATTCCATAAAGATAACAGAAACATCGAGATACTCACGGCTGAACAAATCAAGCAATTGCCTGCGCGCAATCTAAACGAAGTACTGGGCTTGTTAAATGGTGTCGATCTGCGGCAACGAGGTCCTTTTGGCACGCAAGCAGATATCAGTATTGACGGTGGTAGTTTTGATCAGACCCTGGTCTTGCTAAACGGCGCGAAAGTATCCGATCCGCAGACGGGCCACCACAGCTTAAACTTGCCTATTCCGCTAGACGCGATTGAGCGCATTGAGGTGCTTCGCGGTGCCGCAGCCCGTATATATGGCGCTAACGCGCTTACCGGAGCGCTAAACATTGTCACAAAAACCGTGGAAAAAACGTCCATTCAGGCAAACGTGTATACCGGCAGCTCTTTTAAAAACCGCGACGAAGAGCAGAAAGACGGCATATATTATATGGCCGGCACGCAGCTTGGCGCCAGCTGGTATAAGGAAAAACATCAGCACCAATTGTTTTACAACCTGGATAAATCAAATGGTCAACGTTATAATACCGCATCAGAAAACCAAAAGGTTTTTTACCAGGGAAATGTTGATCTCGACGAAAAAAACCAAGTGGAATGGCTGGGCAGTTACATCTATAATAGTTTTGGCGCCAACGGATTTTATGCTGCACCCGGCGATCGGGATTCCAAAGAAGTAGTCGAAACCGTATTCGCCTCGGTCAGTTCTAAACATCAGCTTAGCGAGCGCTTTTATTTAAGTCCGCGCATCAACAACCGCTATAATGAAGACGTATACGAATACAATCCCAATGCAATTAGCAGACACTTTAACAACACTTTTTCTGCCGAACTGAATAGCCGCTACAGCACGCGCTTTGGCGATTTTGGATTTGGCCTGGAGTCTAGATTAGAGCGTATCAACAGCAACAACATGGGAAACCGCGAGCGTAATAACCATGGTGCTTATACCGAATTTAGAACAGAGCGCCTCGAAAACATCATCTTGACGGTAGGGGCTTATCTCAATTACAACACGCAATATGGTTGGCAACTGTATCCTGGATTTGACTTTGGTTACAAACTCACGCCCCAGCTGACCATCGTTGCCAATGCAGGATCGAGCCAACGCATCCCCACATTTACCGACCTTTACATCAATCAGGCTACCAGCATTGGTAACAGCAGCTTGCTGCCGGAAGACGCCTGGCAGGCAGAAGGCGCGTTAAAATTTAACGATGAAAACATCATTGCCCATGCGGGCTTCTTTTACCGCAAGATCAATAACTTCGTGGATTGGGTGCGGTATGCCGCGACCGGCCCTTTTCGCGCCGAAAATCTTGGCGAAAATGAAATGCGCGGCGTCAATACCAACTTCGTCTATAGCATCCCATCCGACAACTTGCTTAAATTCAAATTGAATATCGGGTATAACTATTTAAATCCCAGCTTTAAATCAGCAGAAAATGCAATATCGCGCTATCGTATCGAAAGTCTTAAACACCAGGCTAAGCTGATCTTAATGGCCAATCGTAGTGACTGGAGCGCATCTGTCGCCAACCGATTTAACCAGCGCGTTTCCAATACTTCGTATATGCTAACCGACCTGCGGATTGCTTACAATCTGGCTAACGTATCCATCTACGCCGACGCGCAAAATATTTTTGATGTTACCTATATTGAAAGCGGTGCCATCCCGATGCCCGGGAGATGGTACACCTTAGGGCTACGCTTTCAAGCGAGCCGATAA
- a CDS encoding NADPH-dependent FMN reductase, whose protein sequence is MANKTIGILIGSLRKESFNKKIANFLIANAPTGYTLEPVEIGQLEIYNQDFDEEGSPASYQPFREKIKSLAGVIFITPEYNRSVPGVLKNAIDVASRPYGQNAWDGKPALVISSSISNISGFGANHHLRQSLVFLNMPTLQQPEVYIPNVQSLFDDAGNLSNAESAKFLKDVLAAYIDFLEK, encoded by the coding sequence ATGGCTAATAAAACAATAGGTATCCTGATCGGATCGTTAAGAAAAGAATCATTCAATAAAAAAATTGCGAACTTTTTGATCGCAAACGCACCCACAGGCTACACGTTGGAACCTGTAGAGATCGGCCAATTGGAGATCTACAATCAAGACTTTGATGAAGAAGGCAGCCCAGCGAGCTATCAACCGTTTCGCGAAAAGATTAAATCGTTAGCTGGCGTTATCTTTATCACACCAGAATACAACCGATCGGTACCTGGCGTACTGAAAAACGCGATCGATGTTGCGTCAAGACCCTACGGCCAAAATGCCTGGGATGGAAAACCTGCCTTGGTTATTTCATCCTCAATAAGCAACATTAGTGGTTTTGGTGCCAATCATCACTTGCGCCAATCACTGGTATTTTTAAACATGCCCACCTTGCAGCAACCGGAGGTGTACATACCAAATGTACAATCGCTATTTGATGATGCCGGAAACCTGAGCAACGCGGAGTCGGCAAAATTCTTAAAAGATGTATTGGCGGCTTACATTGATTTTTTAGAGAAATAG
- a CDS encoding ABC transporter ATP-binding protein yields MSLQITDLTKTYKNGVKALDGVHLEIGKGMFGLLGPNGAGKSSLMRTIATLQQPDSGIIKFRDIDVLNDKMALRKVLGYLPQEFGVYPNISAAELLDYFAQLKGIGSKVDRKKIIQEVLEITNLYDVRDKSVSGYSGGMKQRFGIAQLLLNKPQLIIVDEPTAGLDPAERQRFLNVLREIGTDNTVIFSTHIVDDVRELCHELAILNGGKVLYRGTAAQGEAMLVGKMWTKTINRDAFEAENQRYNIISSNYNPDNSLNIRLYHEQRPDESVREVKPILEDVYFVNLKKENLHV; encoded by the coding sequence ATGAGTTTACAGATAACCGACTTAACAAAGACGTATAAAAATGGCGTTAAGGCGCTGGATGGTGTTCACCTCGAAATAGGAAAAGGTATGTTTGGCTTGTTAGGGCCTAATGGTGCAGGCAAGTCGTCGCTGATGCGTACGATAGCGACTTTACAACAGCCGGATAGCGGTATTATTAAATTTCGTGATATCGATGTCTTAAACGATAAGATGGCGTTACGCAAAGTACTGGGCTATCTTCCGCAAGAATTTGGCGTTTATCCCAATATATCAGCCGCTGAATTGTTGGATTATTTCGCCCAGCTGAAGGGAATAGGCAGTAAAGTAGATCGTAAGAAAATCATTCAGGAAGTACTCGAAATTACCAATCTCTATGATGTTAGAGATAAGAGCGTAAGCGGCTATTCGGGCGGTATGAAGCAACGTTTTGGCATTGCGCAACTGCTCTTAAACAAGCCTCAGCTGATTATTGTAGACGAACCTACGGCAGGACTGGATCCAGCCGAGCGTCAGCGTTTTTTAAATGTATTGCGCGAGATTGGTACCGATAACACGGTTATTTTTTCAACACATATTGTGGATGATGTGCGCGAACTGTGCCACGAACTGGCGATTTTAAATGGTGGTAAAGTGCTTTATCGCGGAACAGCTGCGCAAGGCGAGGCGATGCTGGTGGGTAAAATGTGGACAAAAACCATTAACCGCGACGCGTTTGAAGCAGAAAATCAACGCTACAACATTATCTCGTCGAATTATAATCCGGATAATTCTTTAAACATTCGTCTCTACCACGAACAACGACCTGATGAGTCGGTGCGCGAGGTGAAGCCTATTCTGGAAGACGTTTATTTTGTGAACCTCAAGAAGGAGAATCTGCATGTTTAG
- a CDS encoding DUF4407 domain-containing protein — protein MKDWWLKFGCFLTGFNYNLVKNSSEQSSKNVKKYTSAILLIILVWFFIGYSFATRYLHLETWGGIIGGALMSFVILQIERIIILSTKVSPWSSGFRILLAVVMSILGAFIMDQITFKDDIELRKAQVMDQRVKLAVKQSEDDLQKQIQDLDLMIEKANKQYTEVSQDLKKNPVIITSYTNRSVTKDTNGKEVNSTQSTNKSVLENPKKLELEQLHKQIETLQNKKFELAASITTLKERKERELKASTGFLDELTLLHDVVTSSKIGIFVYLLFMLFFLAIELFVLVMKLTDKESDYDRLLQHQTDIRVQMLEKLRLP, from the coding sequence ATGAAAGATTGGTGGTTAAAATTTGGTTGCTTCTTAACAGGCTTTAATTATAATCTGGTAAAAAATTCCAGCGAGCAGTCGTCTAAAAATGTGAAGAAATACACGTCGGCGATCTTACTCATTATCCTGGTCTGGTTTTTCATCGGCTACAGTTTTGCGACACGCTACCTGCATCTGGAAACCTGGGGCGGCATCATTGGCGGTGCTTTGATGAGCTTCGTCATTCTGCAAATCGAGCGGATTATTATCCTGTCCACGAAAGTCAGTCCTTGGTCTAGCGGCTTCCGCATCTTGTTAGCCGTCGTAATGTCTATACTCGGCGCCTTTATTATGGATCAGATAACGTTTAAAGACGATATCGAACTGCGAAAAGCGCAGGTGATGGACCAGCGGGTTAAACTGGCGGTAAAACAATCGGAAGATGATCTGCAAAAACAAATTCAAGACCTCGACCTGATGATTGAAAAAGCCAACAAGCAATATACAGAGGTGAGTCAGGATCTCAAAAAGAATCCCGTCATTATTACGAGCTATACCAACCGCAGCGTAACCAAAGATACTAACGGAAAGGAAGTGAACAGCACGCAATCGACCAACAAATCGGTACTCGAAAATCCAAAAAAATTGGAATTAGAGCAACTGCACAAACAGATCGAGACCTTACAAAACAAAAAATTTGAGCTGGCGGCATCTATCACGACATTAAAAGAACGTAAAGAGCGGGAATTGAAGGCTTCCACAGGTTTTCTAGACGAGCTAACGCTCTTGCACGATGTAGTAACTTCCTCCAAAATCGGCATTTTTGTGTATTTACTCTTTATGCTGTTTTTCCTGGCGATTGAACTTTTCGTTTTGGTGATGAAACTGACCGATAAAGAGTCGGATTACGACCGCTTGCTTCAGCACCAAACGGACATTCGCGTGCAGATGCTCGAGAAACTACGTCTTCCGTAA
- a CDS encoding flavohemoglobin expression-modulating QEGLA motif protein → MESQDKILPQLLQAIKDKTPIHKQIPNKGKIVFNKIVPYLFVYRIPEGAEDRMLAELAKSEQASVIYTPDRPDETIDDWVRTMAKALSEEFGTCLIVEVWNPEEAEQSADVAIHLSQKNGLELAEYLTKNIRTESPELIVDLKKETKLPAPPGLPSLAAGQDAKDNLILSIGLSIKKRYEDNDGKHLPLLLRNFRESLAKSLSRLFFEFVRVHTNVRAAHFKMKVHERLNKQIYDIDAVLAKESQKFDFLLLTTPINAHDAWLQFKKDKFKKTPTFHYRPMPIDPDLVKRSLYNLRIEDIYDPTIAYLFRDKRRELDDMMTMLASRGTPDFKYGSLMVFGNVSDDLYEKAKALLIAIDSIPQTERHEEDYLDATEFAQLAKEEISFLQQQAPSFSTSVRIRDDISGVMVNHGVLNISKQYKISRKRALALIQHEVGTHIITYFNGKEQTFSLFRQGVPGYEQLQEGLAVLAEYLVDGLTNDRLRTLAGRVLAVRYMLLGHRFIETFDMLHEDFDFDTETAYNMTMRVYRSGGLTKDALYLQGFMELIEYIQEGKDLNILTIGKIREDYLPIIADLMQRGILKQPLLKPRYLQEPYVNKLKEVHHFASIFKMINY, encoded by the coding sequence ATGGAGTCGCAAGATAAAATATTGCCGCAGCTTCTGCAGGCGATCAAAGACAAGACACCGATACACAAGCAAATTCCGAACAAAGGAAAAATCGTCTTTAACAAGATCGTTCCTTATCTCTTCGTCTATCGCATCCCCGAAGGCGCTGAAGACCGCATGTTGGCCGAATTGGCTAAATCAGAACAGGCCAGCGTGATTTACACACCCGATCGTCCGGACGAAACCATCGATGATTGGGTGCGCACCATGGCCAAGGCGCTATCCGAAGAATTTGGAACCTGCCTTATCGTTGAAGTATGGAATCCTGAAGAAGCAGAACAGTCGGCCGATGTTGCCATCCATTTATCACAAAAAAATGGCCTGGAACTGGCCGAATACCTCACCAAGAATATCCGTACAGAATCGCCAGAACTGATCGTTGATCTCAAGAAAGAAACCAAGTTGCCTGCGCCGCCCGGTTTGCCGAGTCTGGCCGCCGGCCAGGATGCCAAAGATAACTTGATCTTGTCAATCGGCCTTTCGATCAAAAAGAGATACGAGGACAATGACGGCAAGCATCTCCCCTTACTTTTACGCAATTTCAGAGAGTCGCTGGCCAAAAGCCTTTCTCGTCTCTTTTTTGAATTTGTGCGTGTACACACCAATGTGCGCGCCGCGCATTTTAAGATGAAGGTACATGAGCGCTTAAACAAACAGATTTATGATATCGATGCCGTATTGGCCAAAGAGAGTCAAAAATTTGACTTTCTTTTATTAACTACGCCAATTAACGCACATGACGCCTGGTTGCAATTCAAGAAAGATAAGTTTAAGAAAACGCCTACCTTTCACTACCGGCCTATGCCAATTGATCCAGACTTGGTAAAACGTAGTCTTTACAACCTGCGCATTGAAGACATTTACGATCCGACTATTGCGTACCTCTTTCGGGATAAACGCCGCGAGCTGGACGATATGATGACGATGTTGGCTTCACGCGGTACACCCGATTTTAAATACGGCAGTCTCATGGTGTTTGGCAATGTAAGCGATGATTTATATGAAAAGGCCAAAGCCTTATTGATAGCCATTGATAGTATACCGCAAACCGAGCGTCACGAAGAAGATTATCTGGACGCCACGGAATTTGCACAATTGGCGAAAGAAGAAATCTCCTTCTTACAGCAGCAAGCCCCATCGTTCAGCACGAGCGTGCGTATCCGGGATGATATATCGGGCGTGATGGTTAACCACGGCGTGTTAAACATCAGCAAACAATATAAAATCAGTCGAAAACGTGCATTGGCCTTGATTCAGCACGAAGTCGGCACACACATCATCACCTACTTCAACGGAAAAGAACAAACCTTCAGTCTATTTAGACAAGGTGTTCCAGGTTATGAGCAATTACAGGAAGGGTTGGCGGTGCTGGCCGAATATTTGGTGGATGGCTTAACGAACGATCGCTTGCGTACGTTAGCGGGCCGTGTGCTGGCCGTTCGCTATATGCTGTTGGGGCACCGCTTTATCGAAACCTTCGACATGCTTCATGAAGACTTTGACTTTGATACGGAGACGGCTTACAATATGACGATGCGCGTGTACCGATCAGGCGGGCTTACCAAAGATGCGCTTTACCTGCAAGGTTTTATGGAGTTAATTGAATACATTCAGGAAGGAAAAGACCTGAATATATTGACTATCGGCAAAATACGGGAAGATTACCTGCCGATCATTGCCGACCTGATGCAGCGCGGCATTTTAAAGCAACCGCTTTTGAAACCACGTTACCTCCAGGAGCCCTATGTCAATAAATTAAAAGAAGTTCACCACTTCGCCAGTATTTTTAAAATGATAAACTACTAG
- a CDS encoding N-formylglutamate amidohydrolase — protein MPTLFDYKVYREDSPFWVFAIHDGHQISPEVAPYLSIDEKDRLREEDPYTASMAELPVNRYVVGTSRFQLDINRKQEASVYHSPELAWGLTVWKSQTPANLQEQLYDDYSKAYDKIDSLIQETIDTHGFFVVLDIHSYNAKRSGPDADIDTEADPQINLGSHYNKPAWRHVIDHFMQSVSQQKLLDEPIDIRENVKFKGGHLAQHLLEKFGDKGCVLSVEFRKDFMDEWTGIPYTPVIQACKQLLMHALQDLQKMELQHGVAR, from the coding sequence ATGCCGACACTATTTGATTACAAAGTTTATAGAGAAGACAGTCCGTTTTGGGTGTTTGCCATTCACGACGGTCACCAGATCAGTCCGGAAGTAGCGCCCTACTTAAGTATTGACGAAAAAGATCGATTACGCGAAGAAGATCCATATACCGCCAGCATGGCCGAATTGCCGGTCAACCGCTACGTGGTTGGCACGTCGAGGTTTCAGCTCGATATCAATCGAAAGCAAGAAGCATCCGTATATCATAGTCCGGAACTCGCCTGGGGTCTCACCGTATGGAAATCGCAAACACCAGCAAATTTACAAGAACAGCTTTACGACGACTATAGCAAGGCATACGACAAGATCGATAGCTTAATCCAGGAAACGATCGATACGCATGGCTTTTTTGTGGTACTCGATATTCACAGCTACAATGCGAAACGATCAGGCCCAGATGCAGATATTGATACAGAAGCCGACCCGCAAATCAATTTGGGTAGTCACTACAACAAACCAGCCTGGCGCCATGTTATTGACCATTTTATGCAGAGTGTTTCGCAGCAAAAGCTATTGGATGAGCCGATCGATATCCGTGAAAACGTCAAATTTAAAGGCGGCCACCTCGCGCAGCACCTGCTTGAGAAGTTTGGCGACAAAGGTTGCGTACTATCGGTAGAGTTTAGAAAAGATTTTATGGATGAGTGGACGGGCATTCCTTATACGCCCGTTATACAGGCCTGCAAGCAACTGCTGATGCATGCGCTTCAGGATTTGCAAAAAATGGAGCTACAGCATGGAGTCGCAAGATAA
- a CDS encoding ABC transporter permease/M1 family aminopeptidase: MFSSIFMFELRRWIKNPALYIYGGLFFAFAIFSMGANLGVFDQATATTSNPVYANSPMSVSGMLNALSIFVYFVLPTIVGGAIYRDFRYDVHHVLYSYSLDKTSYLFAKFLSGLCVTILIVCMTTVGFLVAQLLPNVNSALLGPNHVWSYLQAYIYFVIPNLILFGAIVFGLVTFSRNIYIGFIFIIFLFVLDAFLGELRSNMDNEFVASLLDPFGFEALRFETKYWTIDEQNVNNIPFAGAILYNRLIWLSIGILVLAAVYFSFNFSHSGIQFGRSKKGQRITKNNFGSIITVNLPKVNLDYSVWGSIKTAWRLSHADFKYIIRNWVFIIMMIVAVLMVAAMTSASGQIYGTETYPVTWTMLQTMGSVYSFFLTLIIYLFSGMLVQRAALARMNLLLDATPIPNWAIFLSKLIAMLKIAALVLLISMLTGVGYQLVHGFTQVEIGHYLYELFVLDLLNYVVLILFALFIHTFFKNYYVGFFVCLVIVMTVPLLSKIGIEQAIYKFNQGPRYNFSDMNEYGDVRQYIWYKVYWLLFVVFLTGITQLFWRRGIISGVRDRLQTAKSRLKPVVLIPSLCALAGFLFLGFAIYRENNIVDRYVSAKQQEQEQVDYEKQYKQYQGRPQPRIIDVRVQMDLYPSERNFSAAVNYVLKNKTTTRIDSIFINYNDLVDSLHIQGGQLVMKDSIAGFDIYRLEKALQPGDSITLFAHVKNEPNNFLFDRSPVLANGTFINNSYFPNIGYQDGAELVDNDVRKKYGLPERERMAEPTDMQARQNTYIADDSDWIRFETTVSTDPDQIAIAPGTLQKEWEDHGRRYFHYKMDQKMLNFYSFISARYEVKREKWDGINLEIYYHKGHEFNLDRMMTSMKKSLAYYSRSFSPYQFDQMRIIEFPVTHGTFAQAFANTVPFSEGIGFIAKVDDENPDAVDYAYNVTAHELAHQWWAHQVIGGNVKGSTMLSESMAEYSALKVLEETYGHSQMRKFLKESLDNYLKGRGGERFKENPLVLNENQQYIHYNKGAVVMYAMSDFLGEQHFNDFLKAYVAQVAFQEPPYTTSLEFVDLLKQRTPDSLQYLIKDMYETITLYDNEVGKASYKKLADGKYQVDINFKVQKYRTNEKGKRIYEDVKGTAIKEKIDKKDVESLPLRDYVEIGIFGKPAKQGDHEIDKEIYLAKHKISKINNSIRLIVSEEPVSVGVDPYNKLIDTNSDDNRTNL; encoded by the coding sequence ATGTTTAGTTCGATATTTATGTTTGAACTGCGGCGTTGGATTAAGAATCCTGCGTTGTATATATACGGAGGCTTATTTTTTGCTTTCGCTATCTTTTCCATGGGGGCAAACCTGGGTGTGTTTGATCAGGCCACCGCGACGACCTCTAACCCGGTTTACGCCAATTCGCCCATGAGTGTTAGTGGCATGCTCAATGCGTTGTCAATTTTTGTGTATTTCGTACTGCCGACGATTGTTGGTGGCGCTATCTATCGCGATTTTCGATACGATGTGCACCATGTACTTTACTCGTATTCGCTGGATAAGACTTCCTATCTTTTTGCGAAGTTCTTGAGTGGACTCTGTGTGACCATTCTCATTGTATGTATGACGACGGTTGGTTTTCTGGTTGCGCAACTGTTACCGAATGTCAATTCGGCGCTGTTAGGGCCAAATCATGTATGGTCTTATTTACAGGCTTATATCTATTTCGTTATTCCTAATCTTATACTCTTTGGGGCGATTGTTTTTGGCTTGGTCACCTTTAGTCGCAACATTTATATCGGCTTTATTTTTATTATATTTCTGTTTGTGCTGGATGCTTTTCTTGGTGAATTGCGCAGTAATATGGATAATGAATTTGTTGCCTCGTTGCTCGACCCCTTTGGTTTTGAAGCCCTGCGTTTCGAAACAAAATATTGGACTATCGATGAACAAAATGTAAACAACATCCCTTTCGCAGGTGCTATTTTATATAATCGACTTATATGGCTCTCCATAGGAATACTGGTACTGGCCGCTGTGTATTTCAGCTTTAATTTCTCTCATAGCGGTATACAGTTTGGTCGATCTAAAAAAGGACAGCGTATTACCAAAAACAACTTTGGTAGCATCATTACAGTTAATTTACCAAAAGTCAACCTGGACTATTCAGTCTGGGGATCTATAAAAACAGCCTGGCGGCTATCGCATGCAGATTTTAAATACATTATCCGCAACTGGGTGTTTATCATCATGATGATTGTCGCGGTGTTGATGGTAGCGGCAATGACTTCTGCTTCCGGACAGATTTATGGTACGGAGACTTATCCAGTTACCTGGACGATGCTGCAAACGATGGGCAGTGTGTATAGTTTTTTTCTGACGCTGATTATTTATCTTTTTTCGGGTATGTTGGTGCAGCGCGCAGCTTTAGCACGCATGAATTTGCTGCTGGATGCTACACCTATTCCTAACTGGGCGATATTTCTTTCGAAACTAATCGCGATGCTCAAAATAGCGGCTTTGGTGCTGTTGATCAGTATGCTTACCGGTGTGGGTTACCAATTGGTTCACGGTTTTACGCAGGTCGAAATCGGGCATTATCTGTATGAGCTTTTTGTGCTGGATTTATTAAACTACGTAGTACTTATCTTGTTCGCTTTATTTATCCATACCTTTTTCAAAAATTACTACGTCGGCTTTTTTGTTTGTTTGGTTATCGTGATGACGGTTCCGTTGTTATCCAAAATAGGGATTGAGCAAGCGATCTATAAGTTTAACCAAGGTCCTCGCTACAACTTTTCAGACATGAATGAGTACGGCGATGTACGCCAGTATATTTGGTATAAAGTATATTGGTTGTTGTTCGTCGTTTTCCTGACGGGTATTACGCAACTTTTTTGGCGCCGCGGTATTATTTCCGGTGTGCGCGATCGTTTACAGACGGCCAAAAGCCGACTTAAGCCGGTGGTTCTTATCCCATCGTTATGTGCGTTGGCGGGCTTTCTGTTTCTGGGATTCGCGATCTATCGGGAAAATAATATCGTTGACCGTTATGTATCGGCTAAGCAGCAAGAGCAGGAGCAGGTAGATTACGAAAAGCAGTATAAACAATATCAAGGTAGGCCGCAACCACGTATCATTGATGTGCGCGTGCAGATGGATTTATATCCTAGCGAACGTAACTTTTCCGCAGCGGTAAATTACGTGTTGAAAAATAAGACGACGACGCGTATCGACTCGATCTTCATCAATTATAATGACCTGGTTGATTCTTTGCATATCCAGGGCGGTCAATTAGTGATGAAAGACAGCATCGCCGGATTTGATATTTACCGCCTGGAAAAGGCGCTACAGCCGGGCGATAGTATCACGCTTTTTGCCCACGTTAAAAATGAGCCGAACAACTTTTTGTTTGATCGCTCTCCAGTTTTGGCTAATGGCACGTTTATCAACAACAGTTATTTCCCGAATATTGGTTATCAGGATGGTGCAGAGCTGGTTGATAACGATGTGCGTAAAAAGTATGGCTTGCCCGAGCGGGAGCGTATGGCCGAACCTACCGATATGCAGGCGCGCCAGAACACCTATATCGCTGATGACTCGGATTGGATACGATTTGAAACGACCGTTTCTACCGATCCAGATCAGATTGCTATTGCACCGGGCACCTTGCAAAAAGAATGGGAAGATCATGGTCGTCGATATTTCCATTATAAAATGGATCAGAAGATGCTAAATTTTTACTCCTTTATATCGGCGCGGTATGAAGTGAAGCGAGAGAAATGGGATGGCATCAACCTGGAAATTTATTACCACAAAGGGCATGAGTTTAACTTGGATAGGATGATGACTTCGATGAAAAAATCATTGGCTTATTATAGCCGGTCTTTTAGTCCTTACCAGTTTGATCAAATGCGTATCATCGAATTTCCGGTTACGCACGGCACCTTTGCACAGGCTTTTGCCAATACGGTACCCTTTTCTGAGGGGATAGGATTTATTGCAAAAGTAGATGATGAAAACCCGGATGCGGTAGACTATGCTTACAACGTCACAGCGCATGAGCTTGCGCACCAGTGGTGGGCACACCAGGTGATTGGCGGCAATGTAAAAGGATCGACCATGCTTTCCGAATCGATGGCGGAGTATAGCGCGCTAAAAGTACTCGAAGAGACCTACGGACATAGCCAGATGCGTAAGTTTTTAAAGGAATCTTTGGATAACTACCTGAAAGGGCGCGGCGGCGAGCGGTTTAAAGAAAATCCGTTGGTGCTTAATGAAAATCAGCAGTATATACACTACAACAAGGGCGCTGTCGTAATGTATGCGATGAGTGATTTTCTTGGTGAACAGCATTTTAATGATTTTCTGAAGGCTTATGTGGCTCAAGTTGCTTTCCAGGAGCCTCCGTATACCACATCGTTGGAGTTTGTCGACTTGCTGAAGCAGCGTACACCCGATTCGCTACAGTATTTAATAAAAGATATGTACGAAACGATTACCTTGTATGATAATGAAGTCGGGAAGGCAAGCTACAAAAAATTAGCCGATGGAAAATATCAAGTAGACATCAACTTCAAAGTGCAGAAATACCGTACCAACGAAAAAGGTAAGCGCATTTATGAGGACGTGAAAGGAACGGCTATCAAAGAGAAAATCGACAAGAAAGACGTGGAATCTTTACCGCTGCGCGACTACGTAGAGATTGGCATCTTTGGTAAGCCGGCGAAACAAGGCGATCACGAAATCGATAAGGAAATCTACCTGGCCAAACATAAAATTTCGAAGATCAATAATAGTATTCGCTTGATCGTCTCGGAAGAACCTGTATCTGTCGGTGTGGATCCGTATAATAAACTGATCGATACCAACTCGGACGACAATCGGACGAATTTATAA